One part of the Mya arenaria isolate MELC-2E11 chromosome 3, ASM2691426v1 genome encodes these proteins:
- the LOC128226290 gene encoding deleted in malignant brain tumors 1 protein-like translates to MYHIHAFANTDLNIASYVLSGVSCTWTITCDVGAILRLGVAYSDMEYDADCTQQNLIIYDGSSTSDSALLESWCDSSDVYPSQTSVFYTSGNVAHVTLSSSTASGRGFRLTYVQNSTAITTTTSAPTTTTTTEPVQTCSADPTLLTANDTWKYFRTLEYPNYYPNGVVCKWLVEAEVGFAINLTFVDSFLQPSYESCLNGDYVNIYDGDSPSDPLLLTFCGNEVPEVRSTGRFLYVTFTSDSTVNYRGFNAKYMTELSEIPLCVTTDIYANLTATTEYQNFTSPGYPDQYNNSMTIYWLIENLNQTQEVAVEVLDADIEISLNCIYDRLIWLIKRVKILSNVPGPCQTYPVLGRTCGTDTQTVYSSGAFTLVAFKTDATTSGAGFNVRYYLTDVDEDDDLSTLIITGIVVGAVVGGLVVVGLAGFAGYKWYRHRTQHRRRPGSTSTSRSSSMSSLASLQRRPRYNITSGRTPTVSELLKIPKHVLYK, encoded by the exons ATGTACCATATACACGCATTTGCAAATACTGATCTAAACATCGCCTCGTATGTCCTTAGCGGGGTGTCGTGCACCTGGACGATCACATGTGACGTGGGGGCGATACTGAGGCTAGGGGTCGCCTATTCCGACATGGAATATGACGCAGACTGTACTCAGCAAAACCTCATCATTTACGACG GAAGTTCCACATCCGATTCCGCTCTTCTGGAGAGTTGGTGTGACTCGAGCGACGTGTACCCTAGCCAGACGTCCGTCTTCTACACTTCCGGTAACGTCGCGCACGTCACCCTGTCCTCGTCAACAGCCTCTGGGAGAGGTTTCCGGCTCACATATGTGCAAAACTCCACCG CCATCACAACAACGACATCCGCaccgacgacgacgacgacgacggaGCCCGTTCAGACCTGCTCCGCCGATCCAACGTTATTGACCGCAAACGACACGTGGAAGTACTTCCGGACACTCGAATACCCGAACTACTATCCGAA CGGAGTGGTGTGCAAGTGGCTTGTGGAGGCGGAAGTTGGGTTCGCAATCAATCTGACGTTTGTCGACTCTTTTCTGCAACCCTCCTACGAATCATGCCTTAACGGAGACTACGTTAACATCTATGATG GTGACAGTCCCTCCGACCCGCTGTTGTTGACGTTCTGCGGAAACGAGGTGCCGGAGGTCCGCAGCACTGGACGCTTCCTTTACGTAACGTTCACGTCAGACTCCACCGTAAACTACCGCGGGTTCAACGCCAAATACATGACCGAACTATCCG AAATACCTCTCTGCGTCACGACTGATATCTACGCTAACCTGACGGCCACCACGGAGTACCAAAACTTCACGTCGCCTGGATACCCGGACCAGTACAACAA CTCCATGACCATATACTGGCTGATCGAGAACTTGAACCAGACACAGGAAGTGGCGGTCGAGGTGTTGGATGCCGATATCGAAATCAGCCTCAACTGTATCTACGACAGGCTGATC TGGCTCATAAAACGTGTTAAGATCTTGTCGAATGTGCCAGGTCCATGTCAGACGTACCCGGTGTTGGGTCGCACGTGCGGCACGGACACGCAAACAGTGTACAGTTCCGGCGCCTTCACCCTGGTCGCCTTCAAGACGGACGCCACCACCAGCGGCGCCGGGTTCAATGTCAGATACTACCTTACGGACGTCG ACGAGGACGATGACCTGAGCACCCTGATAATCACGGGTATCGTGGTCGGTGCGGTGGTCGGCGGGCTAGTGGTGGTTGGCCTTGCAGGTTTCGCCGGATATAAGTGGTACCGCCACCGCACGCAGCACCGCCGCCGCCCGGGGTCCACCTCAACCAGCCGCTCGTCATCCATGTCATCGCTTGCCAGCCTCCAGCGCCGCCCCCGCTACAACATCACTTCTGGTAGAACCCCCACCGTCAGCGAGCTTCTGAAGATTCCCAAACATGTCCTTTACAAGTAG
- the LOC128228196 gene encoding ras-related protein Rab-30-like, translated as MEDYKYLFKVVLIGEAGVGKTCLVRRFTQGLFPPGQAATIGVDFMIKTVEIDGEKIKLQIWDTAGQEKFRSITQSYYRAAHGLILVYDVCSQNTFDALPQWMTDVEAFANQKVLSYLVGNKTDRMDAREVPTHIGRQFADRYEMNFLETSAKEADNVDKLFTDIAVRLTDEMRDRSRLAPDSNTTNISTNTKSISSCSQCFKP; from the exons ATGGAAGACTACAAATACCTATTTAAAGTAGTGTTGATTGGAGAAGCAGGAGTCGGCAAAACCTGCCTCGTGCGCAGGTTCACACAG GGCTTATTTCCCCCTGGTCAGGCAGCCACTATTGGGGTTgattttatgattaaaacagTGGAGATTGATGGTGAAAAAATAAAG CTGCAGATCTGGGACACTGCTGGTCAGGAGAAGTTCCGCTCCATCACCCAGAGTTACTACCGTGCCGCCCATGGGCTCATCCTTGTATACGATGTCTGCTCACAGAACACCTTTGATGCCCTCCCGCAGTGGATGACCGATGTTGAGGCATTCGCCAACCAGAAAGTTCTCTCATATCTAGTTG GAAACAAGACTGACCGCATGGATGCTCGAGAGGTTCCCACCCACATAGGACGGCAGTTTGCTGACCGCTATGAGATGAACTTCCTGGAAACATCGGCCAAGGAGGCGGACAACGTTGACAAACTGTTTACGGACATAGCAGTACGGTTGACCGATGAGATGCGTGACCGCAGCAGACTGGCTCCAGATTCGAACACAACGAACATTTCCACCAATACAAAGTCCATCAGCTCTTGTTCACAATGCTTTAAGCCATGA